The DNA region ATATTGGCTCAAGACCACTGCTCACATTTGGTATGATGTTTATCCTAGCCGGTATTCAACTATTTACTATCGGTATCGTTATGGAGCTTTTGATACGTACGTATTACGAATCACAAAAGAAACGACCTTACCGAGTAAAGGATGTAGCTATAGCAGACCAAATCCAACCCTAACCGTTTCATACACCCGTTATCTGATATGGATAAGGTGCATTTTTTTTAGTTTCCCCTTTCTAGTGGACGGGTTTAAAAAACTACCTGATAAACGTGAAATACGAAAGTCTTTCACAGTAAACTGTTGATCCCAATCAAGACCAGCAGCTTTTATGCTTTCTAAATCCTTATCATTTGCATAGAGCCATGCATTTTTCTCATTTTCAATTGCCTTGAGGGAGGTGTACTGTACCGGATATCGATTATAAAAATCAAGTGACCAGGTATGATAATTAGAAATTTTATAGATTTCATCAACTGGAATATCTTCATCCGTTACTATCTCAGCCATATTAGACCCCGCTTGATACTCTAATAAATTGGGATAAAAGTGAAGGTTCAGTACAGCGTTTAACAATAAAGAACTACATACTGACAATGTTATGATTCGCAGAAAATAAGCTTCCTTTTTTAAACAGAAGTAAATACTCATCAAACAGAAAATCATCAGAATACTAGAAACAAATATGTTTTCAAACGGAAATACATAAAAACAAATAAACACCACTGCAATGAAGACTATACTTAGAACAAAATATTGCGAACCCAAAAGTATCTTAAGCGTTTTCTTCTTCTTTGTTCGTATAACCTGATTAATGTAAGACGCCGTTAATACGGCAAATAACGGAATGACTATATTAAGATAATGTGGCAATTTAAATTGGGAGATGCTCGCCACTATAAAAAACACTGCTATAGTCCCTATGGTTAAAAAATCATAATTAGGATTATAGGTGAATTTTGATTTAAACAGCTTACGTAATCTTGATCCAAAAGCAAAAATTGCAGGAATCGTCCAAGGGAGAAAGACCCATAAAAAGGTATGGAAAAAGAAAAAATAGTCTTTGGAAGCCTCACCCATAGTTCCTCCCGTACGCTCTAAACTCTGTTCCCAGAAAATAAAAAGGATACCGCTACGATTAGAAGTTCCACGAATTACTTTTTCCGGATGCAGATCAAATTGATGATAATACGCATAAAGCATAGGTGCAATGGCAAGGCTAAAAAAAGCAAGTCCTACCAAGACTTTCCAGCTAACAACACTTTCCCATTTTCTAGTATATGCCAAATGACATATTAGCGCTACACCAATTACAAATAGTGCAATTTGCCCTTTTGTGGAAAATGCCAAACCTGCAGCCAATCCACCAATAACTATGGAAAGCAGGTTTCTTTTTTCAACATAAGCCGTAAACTGCCATATAGCAAGAATAGTAAACGAAGCCAAAACAGCATCTGTACGAACGTCAATTACCGACAGAACGATAGTCTGTGCGGTCATAAAAATCAGAGCCGCCAATTTACCCGTATTGGTATTGTAAAGAAGTTTTCCTAACCCGTAGCAACTATAGGCTCCAAGTAATGTAACAAGGATAGCCGGTATTCTATAGGCCCATTCAAAAAGACCAAAAATTTTAAAGGATAAGGCCGCTAGCCAAAAGTGTAAATGCGGTTTATCTAGATACTGAGTGCCTCCTTTTATAAGGTTGATAAAATCGTTCTCTTGTACCATTCTCATTGCCATTACAGCAAACTGGGCGGAATCGTTCTCAAAAAGCGTCACGAACATTCCGGCAATGTAAACCAGAACAATCAGCA from Zobellia alginiliquefaciens includes:
- a CDS encoding ArnT family glycosyltransferase, coding for MISNLRYQFLLVLIVLVYIAGMFVTLFENDSAQFAVMAMRMVQENDFINLIKGGTQYLDKPHLHFWLAALSFKIFGLFEWAYRIPAILVTLLGAYSCYGLGKLLYNTNTGKLAALIFMTAQTIVLSVIDVRTDAVLASFTILAIWQFTAYVEKRNLLSIVIGGLAAGLAFSTKGQIALFVIGVALICHLAYTRKWESVVSWKVLVGLAFFSLAIAPMLYAYYHQFDLHPEKVIRGTSNRSGILFIFWEQSLERTGGTMGEASKDYFFFFHTFLWVFLPWTIPAIFAFGSRLRKLFKSKFTYNPNYDFLTIGTIAVFFIVASISQFKLPHYLNIVIPLFAVLTASYINQVIRTKKKKTLKILLGSQYFVLSIVFIAVVFICFYVFPFENIFVSSILMIFCLMSIYFCLKKEAYFLRIITLSVCSSLLLNAVLNLHFYPNLLEYQAGSNMAEIVTDEDIPVDEIYKISNYHTWSLDFYNRYPVQYTSLKAIENEKNAWLYANDKDLESIKAAGLDWDQQFTVKDFRISRLSGSFLNPSTRKGKLKKMHLIHIR